In Sorghum bicolor cultivar BTx623 chromosome 8, Sorghum_bicolor_NCBIv3, whole genome shotgun sequence, one genomic interval encodes:
- the LOC110429798 gene encoding cysteine-rich receptor-like protein kinase 25, translating to MAPEYLQEGKISTKSDIYSLGILILEIVTGKKNPQVEGNMSGQHFIENVRKNWTKMSQIVSKHPLLGTYSHHQVYRCIEIGLRCVEVNPEKRPSAGEILLHIFYGNPHVKISLMHSLRGMLMRTAAAIPRRSLRPPEPGSSSSWAPTPRAAFDPFDVDSGPPRQPELMPEQMTVVRFCLFCLEANHGCCYWVALVQSIRWGI from the exons ATGGCACCAGAGTACCTTCAAGAAGGGAAGATTTCAACCAAGTCAGATATATACAGTCTGGGTATTCTAATCCTAGAGATTGTTACAGGAAAGAAGAATCCCCAAGTTGAAGGAAACATGTCTGGACAACACTTCATTGAGAAT GTACGTAAAAATTGGACTAAAATGTCCCAGATAGTGTCGAAGCATCCATTGCTCGGAACATATTCCCACCACCAGGTATATAGATGCATTGAAATTGGACTACGCTGCGTGGAGGTTAATCCGGAAAAAAGACCTTCTGCAGGAGAGATATTGTTGCATATCTTCTATGGAAATCCACACGTGAAGATAAGCTTGATGCATAGTCTCCGTGGCATGTTGATGAGGACCGCCGCCGCCATCCCTCGCCGATCATTGCGGCCACCGGAGCCAGGGTCCTCATCCTCCTGGGCTCCTACCCCTAGAGCCGCCTTCGATCCTTTTGATGTCGATTCCGGCCCGCCGCGGCAGCCTGAGCTGATGCCCGAGCAGATGACTGTTGTTCGATTCTGTTTATTTTGCTTGGAAGCAAACCACGGCTGTTGCTATTGGGTTGCTTTAGTGCAAAGCATTAGGTGGGGGATCTGA
- the LOC8076290 gene encoding uncharacterized protein LOC8076290 — protein sequence MTTGGGGDGGDRLSELSDDLLRRILYFVPSKEAARTSVLSRRWGSLWRSSGAVNLAVQVHGYQHLQYGDSYQETEEAFFLKQEAFVRGAKAALDAAETPITRLTLRVESNDHDAMRTIDQFLCSGRDWERADLVGAVVFHQAARRVEELRVAVAAVDVGSFFLYYEEENHRHRGIYRLASLPSSDTLRVLDLTWCDLTLMAAAAFPLPRLATLRLSYCSVYPNVVQALLDAATELTTVQLESLYFVSPPDSQQKTQFHWQQQDHDELELDEAVSEPPVLRLSFPAATTTLVLALCGMPPESSEDRRGRSRGAIEIDAPRLQSVKYKGLIRRFTLRSAAPGVARVDLHFLRHHHGPNHRHDSDDDNEKETTRMLFWQFLHSFTNARTLKLKLGNDLKDIAAIGEAKRARLLCAFPRVEILELEGVHGAKSKTAAVAIANLLHCCPVLGEIMLKLSTVTASLSKDSRYGRDFLERKDRSDYAKSMDRFVRRRKSKTTAMSMEDRSFGDHKYDDVAGINGLSGRSFACLQRTLRRVGLQFQLDNNSFSSCLGLRLIKFFADHGKVLEEMFVDTGNRRLDEHLNFNEETQIALAPKPISATASIQHNNLAASSSGFSRISSASLADSTTDLAKSTVGFTVLPLQRHEKMDCKS from the coding sequence atgacgacgggcggcggcggcgacggcggcgaccgCTTGTCGGAGCTCTCCGACGATCTTCTCCGGCGCATCCTCTACTTCGTCCCCTCCAAGGAGGCTGCTCGCACCAGCGTGCTCTCACGGCGGTGGGGCTCGCTGTGGCGGTCGTCGGGCGCCGTCAACCTCGCCGTGCAAGTCCACGGTTACCAACATTTACAGTACGGCGACTCCTACcaagagaccgaggaggccttctTCTTGAAGCAAGAGGCGTTCGTCCGCGGCGCCAAGGCTGCGCTCGACGCCGCCGAGACCCCCATCACAAGGCTCACCTTGCGTGTCGAGTCCAACGACCACGACGCCATGAGGACCATCGACCAGTTCCTCTGCAGCGGCAGGGACTGGGAACGCGCCGACTTGGTCGGCGCTGTGGTTTTCCACCAAGCGGCGCGCCGCGTTGAGGAGCTccgcgtcgccgtcgccgccgtcgaCGTTGGAAGCTTCTTCCTTTACTATGAGGAAGAGAATCACAGGCACAGAGGGATCTATAGGCTCGCCTCCCTCCCGTCGTCGGACACCCTCCGCGTGCTGGACCTCACCTGGTGTGACCTCACCctaatggccgccgccgccttcccACTCCCACGGCTGGCGACATTGCGGCTAAGCTACTGCTCCGTTTATCCCAATGTCGTCCAGGCTCTGCTGGACGCCGCGACGGAGCTCACCACCGTGCAGCTGGAGTCTCTCTACTTCGTGTCGCCTCCGGACTCCCAGCAGAAAACGCAATTTCACTGGCAACAGCAAGACCATGATGAACTCGAACTCGACGAGGCAGTGTCAGAACCGCCGGTGCTACGCCTGAGCTTCCCGGCGGCGACGACCACGCTCGTGCTGGCGCTGTGCGGCATGCCGCCGGAGTCATCAGAAGATCGCCGTGGCAGGAGCAGAGGCGCCATCGAGATCGATGCGCCCAGGCTGCAATCCGTCAAATACAAGGGTCTCATTCGACGATTCACTCTACGATCGGCGGCACCTGGCGTTGCAAGGGTGGACCTGCATTTCCTCCGGCATCACCACGGCCCCAACCACCGGCATGACAGTGACGACGACAATGAGAAAGAGACAACACGCATGCTCTTCTGGCAGTTCCTGCACAGCTTCACCAATGCCAGGACCCTCAAGCTCAAGCTAGGAAACGACCTCAAGGACATTGCGGCCATTGGCGAGGCCAAGCGTGCCAGGCTCCTTTGTGCGTTCCCCAGGGTTGAGATCCTCGAGCTGGAAGGCGTCCATGGTGCCAAGAGCAAGACGGCGGCCGTCGCCATTGCCAACCTGCTGCATTGCTGCCCTGTTCTTGGTGAAATCATGCTGAAGCTGAGCACTGTGACAGCGAGCCTTAGCAAGGATTCAAGGTATGGACGTGACTTTTTGGAAAGGAAAGATAGATCGGATTACGCCAAGTCCATGGATCGATTCGTGCGCCGCCGGAAATCAAAGACGACAGCCATGTCCATGGAGGATAGAAGTTTTGGTGATCATAAGTATGATGATGTTGCTGGTATCAATGGTCTCAGTGGGCGCTCGTTCGCCTGCTTGCAACGCACTCTAAGAAGAGTTGGCCTGCAGTTCCAACTGGACAACAACTCCTTCTCCAGTTGCCTTGGACTGCGGCTTATCAAATTCTTCGCTGACCATGGCAAGGTTCTTGAAGAAATGTTTGTTGACACTGGCAACCGGAGACTAGACGAGCACCTCAACTTCAATGAGGAAACACAGATCGCACTCGCACCTAAACCTATCTCAGCCACAGCTTCTATCCAGCACAATAATCTGGCAGCAAGTTCTTCGGGATTTTCTAGAATTTCTAGTGCGTCGCTTGCTGATTCCACAACAGACCTTGCCAAGAGTACAGTCGGCTTTACGGTGTTACCCCTTCAAAGGCATGAAAAGATGGACTGCAAGTCTTAA
- the LOC8076289 gene encoding protein-tyrosine-phosphatase PTP1 isoform X2 produces the protein MRAATALPRRSARAPEPGSSSSRALAHGAAFNPFDVDTDPPPRPELSPEQIGLCSDALARFEDKGKRPDGLSDEYRKLSGIRHMKTISVAHYPVNRGKNRYIDVLPFDDTRVRLSARPPNNDYINASFIKATENNRVAPFISTQGPLVKTFGDFWEMVHEYQCPAIVMLTQFDSIKCDKYLPLESGRQKYGNYDIKITKTRTDSHHLQLRDVKVQNNESGEVHSVLHIVYPDWPDHGVPTNTDAVRQIWKRLHHIPTEHPIVIHCRYWKNWCLHHNPYYD, from the exons ATGAGGGCCGCCACCGCTCTCCCTCGCCGATCGGCCCGGGCCCCGGAGCCGGGGTcctcctcctcccgggctcttgcCCACGGAGCCGCCTTCAATCCCTTCGACGTCGATACCgacccgccgccgcggcctgaGCTGTCGCCCGAGCAGATCGGGCTTTGCAGTGACGCGCTCGCGCGCTTCGAGGACAAGGGGAAACGCCCAGATGGCTTGTCCGACGAGTACAGAAAACTCTCG GGTATTAGACATATGAAAACGATCAGTGTAGCTCATTATCCTGTTAATAGAGGAAAGAACCGATATATTGATGTCTTACCAT TTGATGATACCAGAGTACGGCTCTCAGCACGACCTCCAAACAATGATTACATCAACGCAAGCTTTATAAAG GCTACTGAGAACAACAGAGTTGCACCATTTATTTCTACACAAGGTCCACTAGTGAAGACATTTGGAGATTTCTGGGAAATGGTTCATGAATATCAGTGCCCTGCAATTGTCATGCTCACTCAATTTGACAGTATTAAG TGTGATAAATATCTTCCACTGGAAAGTGGACGACAAAAATATGGGAATTACGATATCAAGATTACGAAGACAAGAACAGATAGCCACCACTTACAGTTGCGTGATGTCAAGGTGCAAAACAATGAG TCAGGCGAGGTTCATTCTGTACTCCATATAGTATATCCTGATTGGCCCGACCATGGAGTGCCAACTAATACCGATGCTGTACGACAAATCTGGAAACGACTGCATCACATTCCAACGGAACATCCTATAGTTATCCATTGCAG GTATTGGAAGAACTGGTGCTTACATCACAATCCATACTACGATTGA
- the LOC8076289 gene encoding protein-tyrosine-phosphatase PTP1 isoform X1, with translation MRAATALPRRSARAPEPGSSSSRALAHGAAFNPFDVDTDPPPRPELSPEQIGLCSDALARFEDKGKRPDGLSDEYRKLSGIRHMKTISVAHYPVNRGKNRYIDVLPFDDTRVRLSARPPNNDYINASFIKATENNRVAPFISTQGPLVKTFGDFWEMVHEYQCPAIVMLTQFDSIKCDKYLPLESGRQKYGNYDIKITKTRTDSHHLQLRDVKVQNNESGEVHSVLHIVYPDWPDHGVPTNTDAVRQIWKRLHHIPTEHPIVIHCSAGIGRTGAYITIHTTIERILLGDKSSYDLVETVKNFRSQRTGMVQTEEQYKFCYQAIADELKDLLNSDH, from the exons ATGAGGGCCGCCACCGCTCTCCCTCGCCGATCGGCCCGGGCCCCGGAGCCGGGGTcctcctcctcccgggctcttgcCCACGGAGCCGCCTTCAATCCCTTCGACGTCGATACCgacccgccgccgcggcctgaGCTGTCGCCCGAGCAGATCGGGCTTTGCAGTGACGCGCTCGCGCGCTTCGAGGACAAGGGGAAACGCCCAGATGGCTTGTCCGACGAGTACAGAAAACTCTCG GGTATTAGACATATGAAAACGATCAGTGTAGCTCATTATCCTGTTAATAGAGGAAAGAACCGATATATTGATGTCTTACCAT TTGATGATACCAGAGTACGGCTCTCAGCACGACCTCCAAACAATGATTACATCAACGCAAGCTTTATAAAG GCTACTGAGAACAACAGAGTTGCACCATTTATTTCTACACAAGGTCCACTAGTGAAGACATTTGGAGATTTCTGGGAAATGGTTCATGAATATCAGTGCCCTGCAATTGTCATGCTCACTCAATTTGACAGTATTAAG TGTGATAAATATCTTCCACTGGAAAGTGGACGACAAAAATATGGGAATTACGATATCAAGATTACGAAGACAAGAACAGATAGCCACCACTTACAGTTGCGTGATGTCAAGGTGCAAAACAATGAG TCAGGCGAGGTTCATTCTGTACTCCATATAGTATATCCTGATTGGCCCGACCATGGAGTGCCAACTAATACCGATGCTGTACGACAAATCTGGAAACGACTGCATCACATTCCAACGGAACATCCTATAGTTATCCATTGCAG TGCAGGTATTGGAAGAACTGGTGCTTACATCACAATCCATACTACGATTGAGAGAATTCTCCTTGGAGATAAAAGCTCATACGATCTTGTTGAAACTGTAAAGAATTTTAGATCCCAACGAACTGGAATGGTCCAAACAGAG GAACAATACAAGTTCTGCTACCAGGCAATTGCTGACGAGCTGAAAGACCTGCTAAATTCAGATCATTGA